One genomic segment of Halalkalicoccus tibetensis includes these proteins:
- a CDS encoding tryptophanase, with product MFSYTSATAASTELLPREERERRLEAAGYNVFGLASRDVFVDLLTDSGTGTMSDAQWAAMMEADEAYAGSESFRELEAAVSDVMGFDRVVPTHQGRGAENVLYGCLIGEGDVVPNNTHFDTTRAHVSENGGDPVDCPVEEAGDLGGEEPFKGDLDPEKVRALVDRVGANRIPAIVLTITNNSVAGQPVSMANVEATRELADELDATFVIDACRFAENAFFISEREDGHGDRSTAEIAREQLSHADAIVMSGKKDGLANVGGFVGVRDPDLFERAKQRAILYEGFSTYGGMAGRDMAAMAVGLREAVTEEYLGARIGRVRELGDRLRERGVPIYTPVGGHAVYLDAGRALPHVPDDEFPGQALVCELYREGGVRGVELGSFAFPETDRPELVRLALPRRTYHDEHLDHVAETAAAVLDRSDEVTGLKVVSEPDNEALRHFSAELRPV from the coding sequence ATGTTCTCGTACACGTCGGCCACGGCCGCATCGACCGAACTGCTTCCCCGCGAGGAGCGCGAGCGCCGCCTCGAGGCGGCGGGCTACAACGTCTTCGGGCTCGCGAGCCGGGACGTGTTCGTCGACCTCCTGACCGACAGCGGCACCGGCACGATGAGCGATGCCCAGTGGGCCGCGATGATGGAGGCCGACGAGGCCTACGCCGGCAGCGAGAGTTTCCGGGAGCTCGAGGCCGCCGTCTCGGACGTGATGGGCTTCGATCGCGTCGTCCCGACCCATCAGGGTCGCGGCGCCGAGAACGTCCTCTATGGGTGTCTGATCGGGGAAGGCGACGTCGTCCCGAACAACACCCACTTCGACACCACCCGCGCGCACGTCTCGGAGAACGGCGGCGATCCCGTGGACTGTCCCGTCGAGGAGGCGGGCGACCTCGGCGGCGAGGAGCCGTTCAAGGGGGATCTCGATCCCGAAAAGGTCCGCGCGCTCGTCGACAGGGTGGGCGCGAATCGGATCCCCGCGATCGTCCTCACGATCACGAACAACTCGGTGGCCGGCCAGCCGGTAAGTATGGCGAACGTCGAGGCGACCCGCGAGCTCGCGGACGAGCTCGACGCGACGTTCGTGATCGACGCCTGCCGGTTCGCGGAGAACGCTTTTTTCATCAGTGAGCGCGAGGACGGCCACGGCGACCGGTCGACCGCCGAGATCGCCCGCGAACAGCTCTCGCACGCCGACGCGATCGTGATGAGCGGGAAGAAGGACGGGCTCGCCAACGTCGGCGGCTTCGTCGGAGTCCGCGATCCCGACCTGTTCGAGCGCGCGAAACAGCGCGCGATCCTCTACGAGGGCTTCTCGACCTACGGCGGGATGGCCGGCCGGGACATGGCTGCGATGGCCGTCGGGCTCCGAGAGGCGGTCACCGAGGAGTACCTCGGCGCGCGGATCGGCCGGGTCCGCGAGCTCGGCGACCGGCTTCGGGAACGGGGCGTGCCGATCTACACCCCCGTCGGCGGCCACGCCGTCTACCTCGACGCCGGCCGCGCCCTCCCACACGTCCCCGACGACGAGTTCCCGGGCCAGGCGCTGGTCTGCGAGCTCTATCGCGAGGGTGGAGTTCGGGGCGTCGAGCTGGGGAGCTTCGCCTTCCCCGAGACGGACCGACCGGAGCTCGTGCGCCTCGCGCTGCCCCGCCGCACCTACCACGACGAACACCTCGACCACGTCGCCGAGACGGCAGCGGCAGTGCTGGACCGAAGCGACGAGGTCACTGGATTGAAGGTCGTCTCGGAGCCTGACAACGAGGCGCTCCGACACTTCAGCGCCGAACTCCGGCCGGTTTAG
- a CDS encoding YeaH/YhbH family protein, which yields MGLRDDLERYREVGEQRRQDLAEFIQYGDLGQGDDIHVPVKIVSLPEFAYDQLDQGGVGQGNGGTPEPGDPVGQPQPQPGDGDEGEPGEEEGEHEYYEMDPEEFAQELDEELGLDLEPKGKKVETEEEGALTDRTRTGPDSALDVERLFKQGLKRKLAMEFDEEYVRELLSVEGISPETAFEYARSNNVPVSKAWIDDAFASLPDDRRGRWASIEEMEANVEAEPLSQRIRREGIGHIPFRREDERYRYPEVVTKPQHNVVVINIRDVSGSMREDKRELVERTFTPLDWYLTGKYDTAEFVYIAHDASAWEVEREEFFGIRSGGGTKISSAYELAAEILDEQYPWSEWNRYVFAAGDSENSSNDTEESVIPLMEEIEANLHAYVETQPSGSAINATHAEEVERRLGGRENVAVAYVSGPDDVANAIYEILSTEDDA from the coding sequence ATGGGACTGAGGGACGACCTCGAACGCTACCGTGAAGTCGGCGAGCAGCGCCGCCAGGACCTCGCGGAGTTCATCCAGTACGGCGATCTCGGGCAGGGCGACGACATCCATGTCCCGGTCAAGATCGTCTCGCTGCCGGAGTTCGCCTACGACCAGCTCGATCAGGGCGGGGTCGGACAGGGCAACGGTGGCACGCCCGAGCCCGGCGACCCGGTCGGCCAGCCACAGCCCCAGCCCGGTGACGGAGACGAGGGCGAGCCCGGCGAGGAGGAGGGCGAGCACGAGTACTACGAGATGGACCCCGAGGAGTTCGCCCAGGAGCTCGACGAGGAGCTCGGACTCGACCTCGAGCCCAAGGGAAAGAAGGTCGAAACCGAGGAGGAGGGCGCGCTCACCGACCGGACCCGAACGGGCCCCGATAGCGCGCTCGACGTCGAGCGGCTGTTCAAACAGGGGCTGAAGCGGAAGCTCGCGATGGAGTTCGACGAGGAGTACGTCCGCGAGCTCCTCTCGGTCGAGGGGATCTCCCCCGAGACGGCCTTTGAGTACGCCCGCTCGAACAACGTCCCCGTCTCGAAGGCGTGGATCGACGACGCCTTCGCGTCGCTTCCCGACGACCGGCGCGGGCGATGGGCGAGCATCGAGGAGATGGAGGCGAACGTCGAGGCCGAACCGCTCAGCCAGCGCATCCGCCGCGAGGGGATCGGCCACATCCCCTTCCGCCGGGAGGACGAGCGCTACCGCTATCCCGAGGTCGTTACCAAGCCCCAGCACAACGTCGTCGTGATCAACATCCGGGACGTTTCGGGGTCGATGCGCGAGGACAAACGCGAGCTCGTCGAGCGGACGTTCACGCCGCTCGACTGGTATCTCACGGGGAAGTACGACACTGCCGAGTTCGTCTACATCGCCCACGACGCCAGCGCCTGGGAGGTCGAACGCGAGGAGTTCTTCGGCATCCGTTCGGGCGGGGGGACGAAGATCTCCTCGGCCTACGAACTGGCCGCCGAGATCCTCGACGAACAGTACCCGTGGAGCGAGTGGAACCGCTACGTCTTCGCCGCGGGCGATTCGGAGAACTCCTCGAACGACACCGAGGAGAGCGTGATCCCGCTGATGGAGGAAATAGAGGCGAACCTCCACGCGTACGTCGAGACCCAGCCCTCGGGTAGCGCGATCAACGCGACCCACGCCGAGGAGGTCGAACGGCGCCTCGGCGGCCGCGAGAACGTCGCGGTGGCCTACGTCTCGGGGCCCGACGACGTCGCGAACGCGATCTACGAGATACTCAGCACGGAGGACGACGCATGA
- a CDS encoding DUF5820 family protein: protein MEELPAGWERWNDEPDRAVFVYRPDVFDSRTFPAPCMPTLYLSNGPHRNPRPEQRHGATSDEWYLTLYLEPEVALAEERYDDREGAAAGAEDLAERFAAGELDYRGAYQVPRPEYLDRLDELTGREA, encoded by the coding sequence ATGGAGGAGCTACCGGCGGGCTGGGAGCGCTGGAACGACGAACCCGACCGGGCGGTGTTCGTCTACCGGCCGGACGTCTTCGACTCGCGGACGTTCCCCGCACCCTGTATGCCGACGCTGTATCTGAGCAACGGGCCCCACAGGAATCCCCGGCCCGAACAGCGCCACGGGGCGACGAGCGACGAGTGGTATCTGACGCTGTATCTCGAACCCGAGGTCGCCCTCGCCGAGGAGCGCTATGACGACCGTGAGGGCGCGGCGGCGGGCGCCGAGGACCTGGCCGAACGGTTCGCCGCGGGCGAGCTCGATTACCGGGGTGCCTATCAGGTCCCGCGTCCGGAGTACCTCGATCGGCTCGACGAGCTCACCGGGCGAGAGGCTTAA
- a CDS encoding serine protein kinase PrkA, with the protein MSSDTTLETLSQQYRETVPSDLRDAKTFAWYLEAVHDDPKITRNAHQRVADMFDHYGTQYDEESGTVEYLLASEDPLGGGENTFYGEVVHRAIHEFVNKVKSGARGLGPDRRIKLLLGPVGSGKSAFDAQLRTYFEDYTSREEGRMYTFRWTNLCDVIPDQDPADDVVQSPMNQDPLVLLPLEQRQQVIDELNERLEAPYTIRNEQSLDPASSFYMDELLAYYDDDLQTVLENHVEVVRLLADENKRQAIETFEPKDKKNQDETELTGDVNYSKIAVYGESDPRAFDYSGAFCNANRGIFSGEELLKLQKEFLYDFLHATQEQTIKPKNNPRIDIDQVIVGRTNMPEYREKKGDESMEAFNDRTKRIDFPYVLEYVAESEIYGKLLNNADVPDIHVEPHTLEMAGLFGVLTRIEEPDTEAVDIVQKAKAYNGESSDGDDIDVKKLREEGEESAEIAEAMIGVSPRFIGDEIAEAIMDSMHRGRSYLSALAVFTHFEENLENHGSIPEENFERYHRYLELVREEYKERAIEDVRHALAYDIDEIQRQGEKYMDHVMAYIDDDTVPDDLTGREQEPDETFLRAVEEKLEIPEDRKDDFRQEVSNWVSRRAREGEAFSPQDNDRLRRALERKLWEDKKHNINFSALVSANELDDDERNAWVDALIEQGYSKEGAMEVLEFAGAEVAKSELEA; encoded by the coding sequence ATGTCCAGTGACACTACCCTCGAAACGCTCAGCCAGCAGTACAGAGAGACGGTCCCAAGCGACCTGCGCGACGCGAAGACGTTCGCCTGGTATCTGGAGGCCGTTCACGACGACCCGAAGATCACGAGAAACGCCCACCAGCGCGTCGCCGACATGTTCGATCACTACGGCACGCAGTACGACGAGGAGAGCGGTACCGTCGAGTACCTGCTCGCCTCGGAGGACCCGCTGGGCGGGGGCGAGAACACCTTCTACGGCGAGGTCGTCCACCGCGCGATCCACGAGTTCGTCAACAAGGTCAAAAGCGGCGCGCGCGGGCTGGGTCCCGACCGCCGGATCAAGCTCCTTCTCGGCCCCGTCGGCTCCGGGAAGTCCGCCTTCGACGCCCAGCTCAGGACCTACTTCGAGGACTACACGTCCCGCGAGGAGGGTCGGATGTACACGTTCCGGTGGACGAACCTCTGTGACGTCATTCCCGACCAGGACCCCGCCGACGACGTCGTCCAGTCGCCGATGAACCAGGACCCGTTGGTCCTGCTCCCCCTCGAACAGCGCCAGCAGGTCATCGACGAGCTCAACGAGCGCCTCGAGGCGCCCTACACCATCCGCAACGAGCAGTCGCTGGACCCGGCTTCGAGCTTCTACATGGACGAGCTGCTCGCGTACTACGACGACGACCTTCAAACTGTGCTCGAGAACCACGTCGAGGTCGTCCGGCTGCTCGCAGACGAGAACAAACGCCAGGCGATCGAGACGTTCGAGCCGAAGGACAAGAAGAACCAGGACGAGACCGAGCTGACCGGCGACGTCAACTACTCGAAGATCGCCGTCTACGGCGAGTCCGACCCGCGCGCGTTCGACTACTCGGGGGCCTTTTGCAACGCCAACCGCGGGATCTTCTCGGGCGAGGAGCTGTTGAAGCTGCAAAAGGAGTTCCTGTATGACTTCCTGCACGCGACCCAGGAACAGACGATCAAGCCCAAGAACAACCCCCGGATCGACATCGACCAGGTGATCGTCGGCCGGACGAACATGCCCGAGTACCGCGAGAAGAAGGGCGACGAGTCGATGGAGGCGTTCAACGACCGGACCAAACGGATCGACTTCCCGTACGTGCTGGAGTACGTCGCCGAGTCCGAGATCTACGGGAAGCTGCTGAACAACGCCGACGTTCCCGACATCCACGTCGAGCCCCACACCCTGGAGATGGCGGGACTGTTCGGGGTCCTGACCCGGATCGAGGAGCCCGACACCGAGGCCGTCGACATCGTCCAGAAGGCCAAAGCCTACAACGGCGAGTCGAGCGACGGCGACGACATCGACGTGAAGAAGCTCCGCGAGGAGGGCGAGGAGAGCGCCGAGATCGCGGAGGCGATGATCGGCGTCTCGCCGCGGTTCATCGGCGACGAGATCGCGGAGGCGATCATGGACTCGATGCACCGCGGGCGGTCCTATCTCTCGGCGCTCGCGGTGTTCACCCACTTCGAGGAAAACCTCGAGAACCACGGCTCGATCCCCGAGGAGAACTTCGAGCGCTACCACCGCTACCTCGAGCTCGTGCGCGAGGAGTACAAGGAGCGGGCCATCGAGGACGTGCGCCACGCGCTGGCCTACGACATCGACGAGATCCAGCGCCAGGGCGAGAAGTACATGGACCACGTGATGGCTTACATCGACGACGACACCGTGCCCGACGACCTGACGGGGCGCGAGCAGGAGCCCGACGAGACGTTCCTCCGGGCCGTCGAGGAGAAGCTGGAGATCCCCGAGGACCGCAAGGACGACTTCCGCCAGGAGGTCTCGAACTGGGTCTCCCGGCGGGCGCGCGAGGGCGAGGCGTTCAGCCCGCAGGACAACGATCGCCTCCGCCGAGCCCTCGAACGCAAGCTCTGGGAGGACAAGAAACACAACATCAACTTCTCGGCGCTGGTGAGCGCGAACGAGCTCGACGACGACGAGCGCAACGCCTGGGTCGACGCGCTGATCGAACAGGGCTACTCCAAGGAGGGCGCGATGGAAGTGCTCGAGTTCGCCGGCGCGGAGGTCGCCAAAAGCGAGCTCGAAGCATGA
- a CDS encoding SpoVR family protein yields MTTNYHAQRVADKLEEPVREANALAEKLGLEPYPVNYWIVDNDEMNQLIAYDGFQERYPHWRWGMKFDRQRKQNQYVGGKAFELVNNDDPSNAFLQESNSLADQKAVITHVEAHADFFANNRWFGLFTGDEPGSGPKAAAMLSRHARTVESAMADPDVERSEVERWIDNVLCIEDAIDQHSAFVRQRAREERPDREDIEEALSGLGLSETVRGEVFDEEWLERQRGDGSSESFPETPDPDLLAFLREHGKQYDGESERASEMEPWQREVLDALRAEAYYFAPQRMTKVMNEGWAAYWESMMMAEEGFADGNEFIDYADHQARVLGSPGLNPYKLGKELWEYIENDENRREVIDKLLRVEGVTWRNFHETVDLDRVSELLAPREALDRIDGDRLDELAALETGVDHDALERARRGEIDVDRYPWKVLDYEGLAERHYSLVKPQNRGVLGRITQTDLERVGRYVLDDALYGSVEEAIADVDRTAGWRRMAEIRESHNDVTFIDAFLTQEFVDRHDYFTYEYAHATGDYRATSTDAADVKKKLLLQFTNFGKPTIEVHDGNFANRNELLLGHRYNGVALDVGQAKQTLVRVFELWGRPVNLMTIRKEVTDKDVEVARRRNREPEPTEQGIRIRYDGEGFETSELTDEQLAAIEASDIDYDTKPEEWLA; encoded by the coding sequence ATGACCACCAACTACCACGCCCAGCGCGTCGCGGACAAGCTCGAGGAGCCGGTGCGGGAGGCGAACGCCCTCGCCGAGAAGCTCGGGCTCGAACCCTATCCGGTGAACTACTGGATCGTCGACAACGACGAGATGAACCAGCTGATCGCCTACGACGGCTTTCAGGAGCGGTACCCCCACTGGCGCTGGGGGATGAAGTTCGACCGCCAGCGAAAGCAGAACCAGTACGTCGGCGGGAAGGCCTTCGAGCTCGTCAACAACGACGACCCTTCGAACGCGTTTCTCCAGGAGTCGAACTCGCTTGCGGATCAGAAGGCCGTGATCACCCACGTCGAGGCCCACGCCGACTTCTTCGCGAACAACCGCTGGTTCGGGCTGTTCACCGGCGACGAGCCCGGTTCGGGCCCGAAGGCCGCGGCGATGCTCTCGCGCCACGCCCGGACCGTCGAATCGGCGATGGCCGACCCAGACGTCGAGCGAAGCGAGGTCGAACGCTGGATCGACAACGTGCTGTGTATCGAGGACGCCATCGACCAGCACAGCGCGTTCGTCAGACAGCGCGCGCGCGAGGAACGACCCGACCGCGAGGACATCGAGGAGGCGCTCTCGGGGCTGGGACTCTCGGAGACGGTCCGAGGGGAGGTGTTCGACGAGGAGTGGCTCGAACGCCAGCGCGGCGACGGCTCAAGCGAGTCGTTCCCCGAGACGCCGGACCCCGATCTGCTCGCCTTCCTCCGGGAGCACGGCAAGCAGTACGACGGGGAGTCCGAACGCGCAAGCGAGATGGAGCCCTGGCAACGGGAGGTGCTCGACGCGCTTCGGGCGGAGGCGTACTACTTCGCACCCCAGCGCATGACGAAGGTGATGAACGAGGGCTGGGCGGCCTACTGGGAGTCGATGATGATGGCCGAGGAGGGCTTTGCCGACGGCAACGAGTTCATCGACTACGCTGACCACCAGGCCCGCGTCCTGGGCTCGCCCGGGCTGAACCCTTACAAACTCGGCAAGGAGCTCTGGGAGTACATCGAGAACGACGAGAACAGGCGCGAGGTGATCGACAAGCTGCTTCGCGTCGAGGGGGTGACCTGGCGGAACTTCCACGAGACCGTCGATCTCGATCGGGTCTCGGAGCTGCTCGCGCCCCGCGAGGCGCTCGACCGGATCGACGGCGACCGCCTCGACGAGCTCGCGGCGCTCGAAACCGGGGTGGACCACGACGCCCTCGAGCGTGCACGGAGGGGAGAGATCGACGTGGACCGGTACCCATGGAAGGTCCTCGACTACGAGGGGCTCGCCGAACGCCATTACTCGCTCGTCAAGCCGCAGAACCGGGGCGTGCTCGGGCGGATCACACAGACGGACCTCGAGCGGGTCGGCCGGTACGTCCTCGACGACGCGCTGTACGGAAGCGTCGAGGAGGCGATCGCGGACGTCGACCGGACGGCGGGCTGGCGGCGGATGGCCGAGATCCGCGAGAGCCACAACGACGTGACGTTCATCGACGCCTTCCTCACCCAGGAGTTCGTCGACCGCCACGACTACTTCACCTACGAGTACGCCCACGCGACGGGCGATTATCGTGCGACCAGCACCGACGCGGCGGACGTCAAGAAGAAGCTGCTGTTGCAGTTCACGAACTTCGGCAAGCCGACCATCGAGGTCCACGACGGTAACTTCGCGAACCGGAACGAGCTGTTGTTGGGCCATCGGTACAACGGCGTCGCGCTCGACGTCGGGCAGGCCAAACAGACGCTCGTTCGCGTCTTCGAGCTCTGGGGCCGCCCGGTGAACCTCATGACCATTCGGAAGGAGGTCACCGACAAGGACGTCGAGGTCGCACGGCGGCGCAACCGCGAGCCCGAGCCGACCGAACAGGGCATCCGGATCCGATACGATGGGGAGGGGTTCGAGACGAGCGAACTGACCGACGAGCAGCTCGCCGCGATCGAGGCGAGCGACATCGACTACGACACCAAACCCGAGGAGTGGCTGGCGTGA
- a CDS encoding polysaccharide deacetylase family protein produces the protein MRGKRPTRRRVLQNIFGMGLFSWLIARIKQLFGLQGDSGRKSPKEATNESKPPHADQEQVEEPEEQEEDPEPTEPENGAIVFVYDDGAMEDYTQALPAHKAFDAPATTGIVSNWIGTSGYMDTEELDELVDAGWEIASHTKKHRPIGSFPLTEDTNHSDIIVSAEGYRHGHHEGETVEISNGETKVLREVAGLAGEPGERRVKLTEPVDEHFHAGETEIRYPADVMHEAVDDSKKALEEMGYDVSTILAPYDAYSGYSNLFVKEQYDGVANANHGSRINYPDEYDPYETQRDYFIEFTNKKSVKHDLDKIADDALLGVVGAHSFKEEVNEESIREMLSWVEDRDIETMTLREAIETYN, from the coding sequence ATGAGGGGGAAGCGACCAACGCGTCGTAGGGTACTGCAAAATATCTTCGGGATGGGGCTGTTCTCATGGCTCATCGCCAGGATAAAGCAATTATTCGGGTTACAGGGCGACAGCGGGCGTAAGAGTCCGAAGGAGGCGACGAATGAGAGCAAGCCACCACACGCCGACCAAGAGCAAGTTGAAGAGCCAGAGGAACAGGAGGAGGACCCAGAACCGACCGAACCAGAGAACGGAGCCATCGTCTTCGTCTATGACGATGGGGCGATGGAGGACTACACACAGGCATTGCCCGCTCACAAAGCATTCGATGCACCCGCGACGACCGGGATTGTGAGTAACTGGATTGGAACATCGGGTTACATGGATACCGAGGAGTTAGACGAGTTAGTTGACGCAGGCTGGGAGATTGCCAGCCATACTAAGAAACATCGTCCAATCGGGTCGTTCCCACTCACGGAAGACACCAACCACAGTGATATCATAGTGTCAGCGGAAGGCTATCGACACGGCCATCATGAGGGTGAGACGGTCGAAATCAGCAATGGTGAGACGAAGGTGCTTCGTGAAGTTGCAGGTCTTGCTGGTGAGCCTGGTGAGCGCCGCGTCAAACTCACTGAGCCGGTTGACGAGCATTTCCATGCTGGCGAAACCGAGATTCGCTATCCTGCTGATGTGATGCATGAGGCAGTGGACGACTCAAAGAAGGCGCTTGAAGAGATGGGCTATGACGTTTCGACTATTCTGGCCCCGTATGATGCGTATTCAGGCTACTCAAATCTCTTCGTGAAGGAACAGTACGACGGTGTAGCGAATGCCAACCACGGGTCACGCATCAACTATCCTGACGAGTACGACCCGTATGAGACCCAGCGAGACTACTTCATTGAGTTCACGAACAAGAAGTCGGTCAAGCATGACCTGGATAAGATTGCTGACGACGCGCTCCTCGGTGTGGTTGGGGCACACTCGTTCAAGGAAGAGGTAAATGAGGAGTCGATTCGGGAGATGCTTTCCTGGGTCGAAGACCGAGATATTGAGACAATGACGCTTCGGGAGGCAATCGAGACATACAATTGA
- a CDS encoding UPF0179 family protein codes for MSTLTLIGSRLAEPGTEFVYHGEADACEGCPYRGQCLNLVEGRKYRVESVRENAQTLECGVHDTGVNAVEVTPAGMTANVPSKGVYAGSKASLAGDCPHTECPSHELCVPDGAEFDEEYRIREVVGDPPHDYCMLDRELTTVEFAPPEE; via the coding sequence ATGAGCACGCTCACGCTGATCGGGTCCCGGCTCGCCGAGCCCGGCACCGAGTTCGTCTACCATGGGGAGGCCGACGCCTGCGAGGGCTGTCCCTACCGCGGGCAGTGTCTGAACCTCGTCGAGGGCCGGAAGTACCGCGTCGAGAGCGTCCGCGAGAACGCTCAAACCCTGGAGTGTGGCGTCCACGACACCGGGGTGAACGCCGTCGAGGTCACCCCCGCGGGCATGACGGCGAACGTCCCCTCGAAGGGCGTCTACGCCGGCAGCAAGGCGAGCCTCGCCGGGGATTGTCCCCATACCGAGTGTCCGAGCCACGAGCTCTGTGTCCCCGACGGGGCGGAGTTCGACGAGGAGTACCGGATCCGCGAGGTCGTCGGCGACCCGCCGCATGACTACTGCATGCTTGATCGCGAGCTCACGACCGTCGAGTTCGCCCCACCCGAGGAGTGA
- a CDS encoding kinase anchor protein, protein MSGSEYVREADRELDAAYEEPMSLAEYVDRLFEQPSIGAHASKYLLSAIEAAGTRTVIEEGEERERYRFFDDPHNDGEHAILGNTEVLNDFVDDLRSIAAGRGKEEKIIWFDGPTATGKSELKRCLVNGLREYSKTPEGRRYTVEWNVASAEDAPGLTYGDVPKVDEESWYQSPVQSNPLSVFPEPVREAILEDLDAEHGDHTPIRAETELDPFSREAYDHLERRYRREGVADLFSAVTDPRHLRVTNYVVDVGQGIGVLHSEDDGRPKERLVGSWMAGMLQKLDSRGRKNPQAFSYDGVLSQGNGLLTIVEDATQHADLLQKLLNVPDERHVKLDKAIGMDVDTQLLIISNPDLDAQLNQHADRNGADPLRALKRRLDRHEFGYLTNLRLECELIHRELTGETAVWEGSDGEELRDRVRAPLSIRVGERGGQVEERELAPHTVEAAALYSVVSRLDRDDLPERLSLVEKALLFDRGYLRDGDDRIEAEAFDFDPNAADGTQGIPVTFTRDVIAELLNTARDRSHPELPVENVLMPRDVLNEMAERLHDAPMFSRAERREFEDRLASVKNHVFDQQEADVIDAIMHEKRVEEETVEEYVEHVYAWATDGVVETDQGESQPDPLKMKVFEIEHLGRFSEGEYDGTTPMPTVRSFRRERVITALNRHAWQNRTEDFAIDEVNLLDIPVVREVLESHDWSDVARVYEDFDPDQWDDPPANTETAAVKERTIDTLVEEFGYSPASAELTGRHVMGQVSYRWD, encoded by the coding sequence ATGAGCGGCAGCGAGTACGTTCGGGAGGCCGATCGCGAGCTCGATGCGGCCTACGAGGAGCCCATGAGCCTCGCGGAGTACGTCGACCGGCTGTTCGAGCAGCCCTCGATCGGCGCCCACGCCTCGAAGTACCTCCTCAGCGCGATCGAGGCCGCGGGCACCCGGACCGTGATCGAGGAGGGCGAGGAGCGCGAGCGCTATCGCTTCTTCGACGACCCGCACAACGACGGCGAGCACGCGATCCTCGGCAACACGGAGGTGCTCAACGACTTCGTCGACGACCTGCGCTCGATCGCCGCCGGCCGCGGGAAGGAGGAGAAGATCATCTGGTTCGACGGGCCGACCGCCACCGGAAAGTCCGAGCTCAAGCGGTGTCTGGTCAACGGGCTCCGGGAGTACTCGAAAACGCCGGAAGGAAGGCGCTACACCGTCGAGTGGAACGTCGCGAGCGCGGAGGACGCCCCCGGGCTGACCTACGGCGACGTCCCGAAGGTCGACGAGGAGAGCTGGTATCAGAGCCCCGTCCAGTCGAACCCCCTGTCGGTGTTCCCCGAGCCCGTCCGCGAGGCCATCCTTGAGGACCTCGACGCCGAGCACGGCGATCACACGCCGATCCGCGCGGAGACGGAGCTCGACCCCTTCAGCCGGGAGGCCTACGACCACCTCGAGCGGCGCTACCGCCGCGAAGGAGTCGCGGACCTCTTCTCGGCGGTGACCGACCCCCGGCACCTCCGGGTGACCAACTACGTCGTCGACGTGGGCCAGGGGATCGGCGTGCTGCACTCGGAGGACGACGGCCGGCCGAAGGAGCGGCTCGTCGGCAGCTGGATGGCCGGCATGCTCCAGAAGCTCGACTCGCGCGGACGGAAGAACCCCCAGGCGTTCAGCTACGACGGCGTGCTCTCACAAGGGAACGGCCTGCTGACGATCGTCGAGGACGCCACCCAGCACGCCGACCTGCTCCAGAAGCTGCTCAACGTTCCCGACGAGCGCCACGTCAAGCTCGATAAGGCGATCGGGATGGACGTCGACACCCAGCTGTTGATCATCTCGAACCCCGATCTGGACGCCCAGTTGAACCAACACGCCGACCGCAACGGCGCCGACCCGCTGCGCGCGCTCAAACGCCGGCTCGACAGACACGAGTTCGGCTACCTGACGAACCTCCGGCTCGAATGCGAGCTGATCCACCGCGAGCTCACCGGCGAGACGGCGGTCTGGGAGGGAAGCGACGGCGAGGAGCTCCGCGATCGGGTTCGCGCCCCGCTTTCGATCCGCGTCGGCGAGCGCGGCGGGCAGGTCGAGGAGCGCGAGCTCGCACCCCATACGGTCGAGGCGGCGGCGCTCTACAGCGTCGTCTCGCGACTGGACCGCGACGACCTCCCCGAGCGGCTCTCGCTGGTCGAGAAGGCGCTGTTGTTCGATCGGGGCTATCTCAGGGACGGCGACGACCGGATCGAGGCCGAGGCGTTCGATTTCGACCCGAACGCGGCCGACGGCACCCAGGGCATCCCGGTCACGTTCACCCGCGACGTGATCGCCGAGCTGTTGAACACGGCCCGCGACCGGAGCCATCCCGAGCTCCCGGTCGAGAACGTGCTCATGCCCCGTGACGTGCTGAACGAGATGGCGGAACGGCTCCACGACGCGCCGATGTTCTCGCGGGCCGAGCGCCGCGAGTTCGAGGACCGGCTGGCCTCGGTCAAGAACCACGTCTTCGACCAGCAGGAGGCGGACGTGATCGACGCGATCATGCACGAGAAACGCGTCGAGGAGGAAACCGTCGAGGAGTACGTCGAGCACGTCTACGCGTGGGCGACCGACGGCGTCGTCGAGACCGACCAGGGCGAGAGCCAGCCCGATCCGCTGAAGATGAAGGTCTTCGAGATCGAGCATCTCGGTCGGTTCAGCGAGGGCGAGTACGACGGCACGACGCCGATGCCGACCGTCAGGTCGTTCCGGCGCGAGCGGGTCATCACCGCGCTGAACCGCCACGCCTGGCAGAACCGGACCGAGGACTTCGCGATCGACGAGGTGAACCTGCTCGACATCCCGGTGGTCCGTGAGGTCCTCGAGAGCCACGACTGGAGCGACGTCGCACGGGTCTACGAGGACTTCGACCCCGACCAGTGGGACGACCCGCCGGCGAACACCGAGACCGCGGCGGTCAAGGAGCGGACGATCGACACGCTCGTCGAGGAGTTCGGCTACTCGCCGGCCTCGGCGGAGCTGACGGGTCGGCACGTCATGGGACAGGTGAGCTACCGATGGGACTGA